One genomic segment of Strix aluco isolate bStrAlu1 chromosome 14, bStrAlu1.hap1, whole genome shotgun sequence includes these proteins:
- the SULT2B1 gene encoding sulfotransferase 2B1, whose product MERMEVTETFAGISLPGHLHTQESLGFAATFPFRPTDVLIATYPKSGTTWMQEILTLLFSRGDAVPAKTIPNWERAPWLEQIYFRDALPAVAAPRLITTHLPARVLAPALQQSKAKVIYVARNPKDVAVSFYHFHRLAKFLPDPGSFDTFLTWFLEGTVHYGSWFDHVKGWLGQRQLLDIIYITYEELHQDLRGTAQRLSTFLGCPLGPETLGALEQHCSFAAMRDNAMANYSLIPPEIMDHSQGCFMRKGVVGDWRDHFSPLQNALFNRRYQEEMGDSELPVRWPMA is encoded by the exons ATGGAGCGGATGGAGGTGACCGAGACCTTCGCCGGCATCTCCCTGCCCGGCCACCTCCACACCCAGGAGTCCCTCGGCTTCGCCGCCACCTTCCCCTTCCGTCCCACCGACGTGCTCATCGCCACCTACCCCAAATCGG GCACCACCTGGATGCAGGAGATCCTGACGCTGCTGTTCAGCCGCGGGGATGCGGTGCCGGCCAAGACCATCCCTAACTGGGAGCGGGCACCCTGGCTGGAGCAGATCTACTTCAGGGACGCACTGCCGGCTGTGGCTGCCCCCCGCCTCATCACAACCCACCTGCCCGCCCGAGTCCTGGCCCCCGCCCTGCAGCAGAGCAAGGCCAAG GTGATCTACGTGGCCAGGAACCCCAAAGACGTCGCCGTCTCCTTCTACCACTTCCACCGCCTGGCCAAGTTCCTGCCCGACCCCGGCTCCTTCGACACCTTCCTCACGTGGTTCCTTGAGGGCACCG TGCATTACGGCTCCTGGTTTGACCACGTCAAGGGTTGGCTGGGCCAGCGGCAGCTCCTGGATATCATCTACATCACCTATGAGGAGCTGCACCAG GATCTGCGCGGCACGGCGCAGCGGCTCAGCACCTTCCTGGGCTGCCCGCTGGGACCGGAGACACTGGGAGCTCTGGAGCAGCACTGCAGCTTCGCTGCCATGCGCGACAACGCCATGGCCAACTACTCCCTCATCCCCCCCGAGATCATGGACCACAGCCAGGGCTGCTTCATGAGGAAAG GCGTGGTGGGGGACTGGCGTGACCACTTCTCCCCCCTGCAAAACGCCCTCTTCAACCGCCGCTACCAGGAGGAGATGGGCGACTCGGAGCTGCCCGTGCGCTGGCCCATGGCTTGA